The following are encoded together in the Bacillota bacterium genome:
- the galT gene encoding galactose-1-phosphate uridylyltransferase, whose protein sequence is MSELRWNPVLEEWVVTATHRQERTYKPPENFCPLCPTRDPSFPTEVPAEDYEIVVFENKFPSFKPNPPSPAVEATPLYGVDLSRGVCEVVLYTSEHNTTLTQQNVEKITDLVEVWIDRYRELGSLDYIKYVMIFENKGDVIGVTLHHPHGQIYAFPFIPPRPAKELESARKYMDRTGKCLFCDILNEEFRDGRRLVAENDGFVAFIPFFARYPYEVHIFPKRHLASFLEFQDADKRAFAEILKVVMVGYDNLFGFSLPYMMIMHQAPTDGGSYDHYHFHVEFYPPNRTATKLKYLAGCESGAGTFINDTLPEEKAVELRKACALQHPKGE, encoded by the coding sequence ATGTCAGAACTCAGATGGAATCCTGTTTTGGAGGAATGGGTAGTCACTGCAACTCACCGGCAGGAGAGGACATATAAGCCGCCAGAGAATTTCTGTCCTCTTTGCCCTACAAGGGATCCTTCTTTTCCGACAGAAGTGCCGGCCGAGGACTATGAGATCGTTGTCTTCGAAAACAAGTTCCCATCTTTCAAACCAAATCCACCTTCCCCAGCGGTTGAGGCCACACCTCTCTATGGGGTTGACCTGTCAAGAGGCGTCTGTGAGGTAGTGCTTTATACCTCGGAGCATAACACGACGCTGACCCAGCAGAACGTCGAGAAAATAACAGACCTGGTGGAGGTATGGATAGACAGGTACCGGGAGCTGGGGAGCCTCGACTATATAAAATACGTCATGATCTTCGAGAATAAGGGCGATGTGATCGGGGTTACTCTCCATCATCCTCACGGGCAGATCTATGCCTTCCCCTTTATCCCGCCTCGTCCTGCCAAGGAGCTTGAATCGGCCAGGAAATATATGGACAGGACGGGGAAGTGCCTCTTTTGTGATATCCTGAATGAGGAATTCAGGGACGGGAGGCGTCTCGTAGCTGAGAATGATGGGTTTGTCGCATTTATTCCGTTTTTCGCTCGCTATCCCTATGAGGTTCATATCTTCCCCAAACGGCACCTCGCAAGTTTCCTGGAATTTCAGGATGCAGACAAGAGGGCCTTCGCCGAGATCTTGAAGGTAGTGATGGTGGGATATGACAATTTGTTTGGCTTTTCCTTGCCATATATGATGATAATGCACCAGGCTCCAACTGATGGTGGCTCCTATGATCATTACCATTTCCATGTGGAATTCTACCCACCCAACAGGACGGCGACGAAGTTGAAATATCTGGCTGGGTGTGAGTCAGGCGCTGGCACATTTATCAATGATACTCTGCCGGAGGAAAAGGCTGTGGAATTGAGAAAGGCCTGCGCGCTTCAGCACCCCAAGGGAGAGTGA
- a CDS encoding DUF2961 domain-containing protein, with translation MSNSQLSDSFNGLVLGLGALPVLSRAKSRSISAENFTGEKGKGGMALEGTGAECARELGQGWKISPSISIQPHSTFTLADIAGPGVIHHIWMTCFPGVWRSLVLRFYWDGEENPSIETPYGDFFCNGWCQRCNISSLPVVVNPAGGMNSYWPMPFRRSARITIENLADEAVILYYQIDYSLTDIPENVAYFHAEWRRDNPLKYKEVHTILDGVKGQGHYVGTYIAWGVNNNGWWGEGEVKFYLDGDKDFPTICGTGTEDYFGGAWNFEHPKGEYGVFSTNFLGLPQVIKPDGLYQSQQRFGMYRWHIMDPIRFEEDIRVTIQALGWRSGHRYLPLQDDIASVAFWYQAEPHVPHPPLPGKDWLEVI, from the coding sequence ATGTCTAATTCCCAACTTAGCGATAGTTTCAATGGATTGGTCCTGGGACTCGGTGCTCTGCCTGTATTATCGCGGGCGAAATCACGTTCTATCAGCGCTGAGAATTTCACTGGTGAAAAGGGCAAGGGCGGCATGGCGTTGGAGGGGACCGGCGCTGAATGCGCTCGTGAATTGGGCCAGGGATGGAAGATTTCCCCGTCCATCAGCATACAGCCACACAGCACATTCACACTGGCAGATATCGCTGGCCCAGGTGTCATCCATCACATATGGATGACATGTTTTCCTGGTGTCTGGCGAAGCCTTGTCCTCAGATTTTACTGGGATGGTGAGGAGAACCCATCGATCGAAACACCATATGGGGATTTCTTCTGCAATGGCTGGTGCCAGCGCTGCAACATCAGCTCCTTGCCAGTTGTCGTGAATCCAGCCGGCGGGATGAATTCCTACTGGCCGATGCCTTTCCGCAGATCCGCCAGAATAACTATTGAAAATCTGGCGGATGAGGCAGTTATCCTCTACTATCAGATAGATTATAGCCTTACCGATATACCGGAGAATGTGGCATACTTCCACGCAGAATGGAGAAGGGATAACCCTCTAAAGTACAAGGAGGTTCACACCATTCTCGATGGGGTAAAGGGGCAGGGTCATTATGTCGGGACTTATATCGCCTGGGGAGTCAATAACAACGGCTGGTGGGGCGAAGGGGAGGTCAAGTTCTACCTCGATGGTGACAAAGATTTCCCGACCATTTGCGGGACAGGGACTGAGGATTATTTCGGGGGCGCCTGGAACTTCGAGCATCCTAAAGGTGAATACGGTGTCTTCTCCACTAACTTCCTCGGCCTTCCTCAGGTGATCAAGCCGGATGGACTCTATCAGAGCCAGCAGAGATTCGGAATGTACAGATGGCATATCATGGACCCGATTCGATTTGAAGAGGACATCCGTGTGACCATTCAGGCATTGGGCTGGCGGTCGGGGCATCGTTATCTGCCGCTGCAGGACGATATCGCGTCTGTCGCTTTCTGGTATCAGGCTGAGCCGCACGTGCCGCATCCTCCGTTGCCAGGCAAGGATTGGCTCGAGGTGATCTGA
- a CDS encoding nucleotidyltransferase domain-containing protein encodes MQLAPKLRDEIAKKMSALPEIRRVILFGSRARGDAWSRSDIDLAIDAPADSISLWERVMEIRDSLETLLPVDIIFLEQAPPGLAERIRAEGVAIYERNADPAKAQ; translated from the coding sequence ATGCAGCTTGCGCCCAAGCTTCGCGACGAAATAGCCAAGAAGATGTCAGCCTTGCCTGAAATCCGACGCGTGATCCTTTTTGGCTCTCGGGCTCGAGGAGATGCATGGTCGCGCTCTGATATTGACCTCGCTATTGACGCGCCTGCTGATTCGATCAGTCTCTGGGAGCGAGTCATGGAGATCAGAGATAGTCTCGAGACCTTACTCCCGGTAGATATAATATTTTTGGAGCAAGCCCCGCCTGGCTTGGCAGAGCGGATCAGAGCGGAGGGGGTGGCAATCTATGAACGAAATGCGGATCCGGCAAAGGCTCAATAA
- a CDS encoding plasmid pRiA4b ORF-3 family protein: MRQYVATEQDISRIVTDFATFCSFLKEKTPLLSKRHAQLGKNDLFSLNSLLSRPVDVSGPYYLQAKYPTINLFFYLAMTSGLFAYASGRGNKACLVPTAKLEKYEALNLFTKYMFLFRIYWTKLDSEDLYPDAYPGQTIYLNAPDLLFQFIENAHPGEKITPGISGRQNDIIDHYLTIFFNVAGGMIHCLSDFGFWEYEQTQSQERYQRKSDILVKSIIPSEFGLAMARACRNRPYALYNEPAHARGEVRPAPNFFSTPENGWIIPDESDESPEEELIRPFEEVFLPLFPEDAINSAAIDELLAEDDQPKKLMAYVFKVSLDRNCWRRIKLSAAHTLDDLHDAIQSAFNFDNDHLYAFFMDGRAWSKKAYWDPRGEEPPYANEVRLDQLELWEGRKFLYLFDFGDEWRFDVLVEEVREDETPPNRPVIIGKKGEAPEQYPSWE, translated from the coding sequence ATGAGACAATATGTTGCCACGGAACAAGACATCTCTCGAATTGTCACTGATTTCGCCACCTTTTGTAGCTTTCTTAAAGAAAAGACGCCCCTACTATCCAAAAGACACGCCCAACTGGGCAAGAACGATCTGTTTTCACTGAATTCGCTTCTTTCACGGCCCGTAGACGTATCAGGGCCGTATTACCTCCAAGCTAAATATCCAACTATCAACTTATTCTTTTATCTCGCAATGACCAGCGGCCTTTTTGCGTATGCATCCGGGCGCGGCAACAAAGCTTGCCTCGTTCCTACAGCAAAGCTAGAAAAATATGAGGCTCTCAACCTCTTTACGAAATACATGTTCCTTTTCCGTATCTATTGGACGAAGTTGGATTCTGAGGATCTCTACCCTGATGCATATCCTGGTCAAACCATCTATTTGAACGCTCCGGACCTCCTTTTTCAATTTATCGAAAACGCTCACCCTGGAGAGAAAATCACCCCGGGTATTAGCGGGCGCCAGAATGACATTATAGATCATTACCTTACAATCTTTTTTAATGTCGCTGGCGGTATGATCCATTGCTTGAGCGACTTCGGTTTCTGGGAATACGAGCAAACACAGTCACAAGAAAGATACCAGCGGAAATCCGACATTCTCGTGAAATCAATTATTCCAAGTGAATTTGGTCTCGCCATGGCCCGCGCCTGCCGCAATCGTCCTTATGCTTTATATAATGAACCAGCGCACGCGCGCGGCGAAGTGAGACCTGCTCCTAATTTCTTCTCTACGCCGGAAAATGGGTGGATTATACCAGATGAATCTGATGAATCTCCGGAAGAAGAGCTGATAAGGCCTTTCGAAGAAGTGTTTCTTCCTCTCTTCCCTGAAGATGCCATCAACTCCGCCGCGATTGATGAGCTTTTGGCTGAGGATGACCAACCCAAGAAACTCATGGCATATGTTTTCAAGGTTTCCTTAGACCGGAATTGCTGGCGCCGCATCAAACTATCGGCAGCTCATACGCTCGACGATCTGCATGATGCCATCCAATCCGCTTTCAATTTTGATAATGATCACCTGTATGCTTTCTTTATGGACGGACGAGCCTGGTCGAAAAAGGCCTACTGGGACCCAAGAGGCGAGGAGCCTCCCTATGCCAATGAGGTAAGACTGGATCAGTTGGAGCTTTGGGAAGGACGGAAATTCCTCTACCTCTTTGATTTCGGTGATGAGTGGCGGTTTGATGTTCTTGTGGAGGAAGTGCGGGAAGACGAAACGCCGCCCAACAGGCCGGTTATCATAGGTAAAAAGGGGGAAGCGCCAGAGCAATATCCAAGCTGGGAATAG
- a CDS encoding HAMP domain-containing protein gives MRKFSLGSGLGQKLLVWFCIMSLAPAILIAVVSYQNSSKALTMQLEKDLTGQARILGLQVDRYINEKLHELMTLSRRAVFTSEDRPLDEKAAALYEAVGDEIACAYIVDAAGSVLASAGGLDPGSVAGEAWFSAIQSGDLYFGDCAMSESAGRPTIKIAAPIMSPDGRFLGVIVEEVDMGPIRGMMDEVEKTQKGIIQSGYAFLVNKDGLIIDHPDKTKIFKEKPAELGIPGLTEAIRNVLAGKEGMSRYIYGGVQNLIVYAPLSGYGDYKGSGWGIGIAVPAIELFRPITGLRDISVVAILAVGLVAVFIAVILSRGIARPLRRIADVAEAVAEGNLAVAVPEVRTRDEVGVLTKAFSRMLSGLRNLVGELHSSAEQVFSTSEQLSASSGESAKSIQQISEALQQVSSGAQEQSATIANGASSVNQLTQAIGQVAKGAEAQVESIQSASKIMRETDKSLDEVLGMLEKVGSVSSENAKAAAKGSESVKNVVTSMDRIRSTTEDVAESIRELDNHSREIGRILEVIDEIAEQTNLLALNAAIEAARAGEHGRGFAVVADEVRKLAERSSRETKAIADLIGSVRQATEKAVSAIDSGTKEVEAGSLIAQEAGSALDAIYSGASGAEQLLKNLLSSARTLKDAALNVGKSINEIVSIAEENTAAAEEMAAGAEEVKKAIENAVAVSEESAAAVEEVSASTEEVNASIQEMSASAESLAEMAQRLQNLVTRFKL, from the coding sequence ATGAGGAAATTTTCGTTGGGCTCTGGCCTCGGACAGAAGCTGCTGGTATGGTTTTGTATCATGTCCCTGGCACCAGCCATTCTCATCGCTGTTGTTTCATATCAGAATAGCAGCAAGGCTCTGACTATGCAGCTGGAGAAGGACCTTACAGGACAAGCCAGGATCCTTGGTCTCCAGGTTGATAGATATATTAACGAAAAGTTGCATGAGCTAATGACGCTATCGCGTCGGGCAGTGTTTACATCAGAAGATCGTCCCCTCGATGAAAAAGCGGCGGCCTTATATGAAGCGGTGGGCGATGAAATCGCCTGTGCTTATATCGTAGATGCCGCGGGCAGTGTTCTGGCATCGGCAGGCGGGCTGGATCCCGGCAGTGTGGCGGGCGAGGCGTGGTTCAGCGCCATTCAGTCCGGGGACCTCTATTTTGGAGATTGCGCGATGAGCGAATCTGCCGGTAGGCCTACCATCAAGATAGCGGCGCCGATAATGTCACCTGATGGTCGATTCCTTGGCGTCATCGTTGAAGAAGTGGATATGGGGCCGATACGGGGCATGATGGATGAGGTGGAAAAGACTCAGAAGGGTATCATCCAGTCCGGGTACGCCTTCCTAGTCAACAAAGATGGCTTGATAATCGATCATCCGGATAAGACTAAGATATTCAAGGAAAAGCCTGCGGAGCTTGGCATTCCGGGGCTTACGGAGGCAATCAGGAACGTGCTGGCCGGTAAAGAAGGAATGTCAAGATATATCTATGGAGGTGTGCAAAATCTCATTGTTTACGCTCCGCTCTCAGGCTATGGGGATTATAAGGGCAGCGGCTGGGGCATTGGAATCGCGGTACCGGCAATTGAACTATTTAGACCAATTACGGGCTTGAGAGATATTTCGGTCGTGGCAATCCTGGCGGTTGGTCTCGTGGCGGTTTTCATTGCAGTGATCCTCTCCCGTGGTATCGCTCGGCCCCTCCGCCGTATAGCGGATGTCGCGGAGGCTGTGGCTGAAGGGAATCTCGCAGTTGCCGTGCCTGAGGTTCGTACACGGGATGAGGTTGGTGTTCTAACAAAGGCATTCTCTCGGATGCTATCGGGGCTCCGTAATCTGGTCGGGGAGTTGCATTCCTCTGCCGAGCAGGTATTTTCCACAAGCGAGCAGCTATCCGCAAGCTCCGGGGAGTCTGCGAAGTCCATCCAGCAGATCTCAGAGGCCTTACAGCAGGTGTCGTCTGGGGCTCAGGAACAGAGCGCGACCATCGCAAACGGCGCGTCTTCCGTCAATCAGCTCACGCAGGCTATAGGCCAGGTGGCAAAGGGCGCAGAGGCGCAGGTTGAAAGCATTCAGTCAGCTTCTAAAATCATGCGGGAGACAGATAAATCCCTCGACGAGGTTCTTGGTATGCTGGAAAAGGTGGGCAGCGTCTCCAGCGAGAATGCTAAGGCGGCGGCCAAGGGCAGTGAATCTGTCAAGAATGTAGTCACCAGCATGGATAGGATAAGGTCTACCACCGAAGATGTCGCGGAGAGCATAAGGGAGCTGGATAACCATTCCCGCGAGATCGGGAGGATCCTGGAGGTCATAGATGAGATAGCGGAGCAGACCAACCTTCTGGCCCTGAACGCGGCGATAGAGGCGGCGAGGGCTGGGGAGCATGGGAGAGGCTTCGCGGTGGTTGCAGATGAAGTAAGGAAGCTTGCCGAACGTTCTTCCAGAGAGACAAAGGCCATCGCAGATCTCATAGGCAGCGTGAGACAAGCTACGGAGAAGGCTGTCTCCGCTATAGATTCGGGCACGAAAGAGGTTGAAGCCGGGAGTCTCATAGCTCAGGAAGCAGGCAGCGCGCTAGATGCAATATACTCAGGGGCAAGCGGCGCTGAGCAGCTTCTCAAGAATCTCCTATCTTCTGCCAGGACCTTGAAAGATGCGGCCCTCAATGTGGGGAAATCCATAAATGAGATCGTGAGTATAGCTGAGGAGAATACCGCGGCAGCTGAAGAGATGGCTGCGGGCGCAGAAGAGGTCAAAAAGGCGATCGAAAATGCCGTAGCTGTATCTGAGGAAAGCGCGGCTGCAGTGGAAGAAGTCTCAGCCTCTACAGAAGAGGTGAATGCCTCGATCCAGGAGATGTCCGCATCGGCGGAGTCTCTTGCCGAGATGGCCCAGAGGCTTCAGAATCTCGTTACAAGATTCAAACTATGA
- a CDS encoding beta-galactosidase, with protein MARTDLRFRQIHLDFHTSEHIPDVGSQFDAEEFAETLEKARVDSITCFARCHHGWLYYDSKRFPERIHPHLVNRDLLKEQIEACHRRGIRVPIYVTVQWDYYTAREHPEWRIITAEGKLAGTPPYEAGFYQELCVNSPYRDFLKSLVQEILETLPGDGLFFDIVDARECSCRYCIAGMKAKGLDPARRDDRMKYAKMLIDEFKLDMSGFVKQFKPDTTIFYNAGHIGPYVRESLPAYTHFELESLPSGGWGYVHFPLTICYARNLGIDCVGQTGKFHTSWGDFHSFKNKAALQFECFRALALNAKCGIGDQLHPSGKISKHVYDLIGSVYSEVEKKEPWCKGARAITDIGLFTPEEFTWERVPPAAAGAVRMLQEAGHQFDILDSRSELAPYKLIILPDGILISDELAAKLEGYLASGGKLIASGESGLNMDKSAFALKALGVRLRNNWSSYWEKQGAGARFAHADYILPKGDIGKGLPPTEHVMYMKAMDVEAEKGTEVLADVVLSYFDRTWEHFCSHRQTPSSGKVVSPAITRSANTIYFAHPIFTLYDMNAPRWCKMLLLNAIDMLLGEPVLRHDGPSTILATVNEQADKNRWVVHLLHYIPERRSQDIDIIEDVIPLYDVRASVRTGRPVKTVTCVPDGEALPFEWRNYRVSFVVPKIEGHQMIELTF; from the coding sequence ATGGCTAGGACCGACCTCCGTTTCCGTCAGATTCACCTCGATTTCCATACCAGTGAGCATATCCCTGATGTAGGCTCGCAATTCGATGCAGAGGAGTTTGCCGAGACCCTTGAAAAGGCCCGGGTAGACTCAATCACCTGTTTTGCTCGCTGCCATCACGGCTGGCTTTACTATGATTCAAAGCGATTTCCCGAACGTATTCATCCGCATCTGGTAAACCGCGATCTTCTGAAAGAGCAAATTGAAGCTTGTCACAGACGAGGCATTCGTGTGCCAATCTACGTTACCGTGCAATGGGATTACTATACGGCACGCGAACATCCTGAATGGCGGATTATAACAGCTGAGGGGAAGCTGGCGGGCACCCCTCCCTATGAAGCTGGTTTCTACCAGGAACTCTGCGTGAATTCACCCTACAGGGATTTTCTGAAATCCCTTGTTCAAGAAATCCTCGAGACACTGCCAGGTGATGGCCTTTTCTTTGACATCGTTGATGCGCGTGAATGTTCCTGCAGATACTGTATTGCCGGAATGAAAGCGAAAGGGCTCGATCCTGCCAGACGGGATGATAGGATGAAGTATGCCAAGATGTTGATAGATGAATTCAAGCTGGATATGAGTGGCTTCGTGAAGCAATTCAAACCAGATACGACTATATTCTATAATGCTGGCCATATCGGGCCATATGTACGCGAATCTCTGCCAGCCTATACGCATTTCGAGCTTGAATCCCTGCCTAGTGGGGGATGGGGATATGTTCATTTCCCCTTGACGATTTGCTACGCCCGTAACCTCGGCATCGACTGCGTGGGACAGACGGGCAAGTTCCATACCTCATGGGGTGATTTTCATTCTTTCAAAAATAAAGCAGCCCTCCAGTTTGAATGTTTCCGGGCACTTGCACTCAATGCCAAATGTGGCATTGGAGATCAACTTCATCCTTCTGGAAAGATCAGTAAGCATGTATATGACCTTATAGGCTCAGTGTATTCCGAGGTTGAGAAAAAGGAACCCTGGTGCAAGGGCGCGAGGGCTATTACTGATATTGGCTTATTCACGCCGGAAGAATTTACTTGGGAACGCGTTCCTCCTGCGGCGGCCGGCGCTGTGCGCATGCTTCAGGAGGCGGGACACCAGTTTGATATATTGGATTCGCGAAGCGAACTGGCCCCCTATAAGCTCATCATTCTACCTGATGGAATCCTCATTTCGGATGAACTGGCCGCGAAACTCGAGGGCTATCTCGCCAGCGGAGGAAAATTGATCGCCTCAGGCGAGTCCGGATTGAACATGGATAAAAGCGCCTTTGCGCTCAAAGCGCTTGGCGTGAGGTTGAGGAATAACTGGTCATCTTACTGGGAGAAACAGGGCGCGGGCGCCAGGTTCGCGCATGCTGATTATATTCTTCCTAAGGGGGACATCGGCAAAGGGTTGCCTCCCACAGAACATGTAATGTATATGAAGGCAATGGATGTTGAAGCGGAGAAGGGGACTGAAGTGCTTGCAGATGTTGTCCTTTCCTATTTTGATCGAACATGGGAGCATTTCTGTTCGCACCGCCAGACACCATCTTCGGGCAAGGTGGTGTCCCCCGCAATCACCCGCAGTGCCAATACGATCTATTTCGCGCACCCGATTTTCACTCTTTATGACATGAATGCGCCAAGGTGGTGCAAGATGCTCCTCCTTAATGCCATTGATATGCTGCTTGGGGAGCCAGTGCTGCGGCATGATGGGCCATCCACCATACTCGCGACTGTGAATGAACAGGCGGACAAAAATAGGTGGGTAGTTCATCTATTACACTATATTCCAGAAAGGCGTTCTCAAGATATCGACATCATTGAAGACGTAATCCCGCTATATGATGTCAGAGCCTCGGTGAGAACCGGCCGGCCTGTGAAGACCGTGACTTGTGTGCCTGATGGGGAGGCATTGCCTTTCGAATGGCGGAATTATCGCGTAAGTTTTGTCGTTCCCAAGATAGAAGGGCATCAAATGATTGAACTAACCTTCTGA
- a CDS encoding cation:proton antiporter: protein MVNTWLTASLWLGLALVGGLAAGWTGISISLVEIVVGVIGGNFLGLATTPWVDFLAGFGSILLTFLAGAEVDPRVLRSKFKESMAIGIIAFILPFLGAFAYAYYILGWTLQAAEIAGIALSTTSVAVVYAVMVETGLNESEIGKIILAACFINDLGTVVALGLLFANFNVWMLLFAGVTALVLAFLPRFTRWFFKVYGNRVSQLEVKYLFLLLFLLGGLANMANSEAVLPAYLLGLGVAGFFLRERNLLFRMRSMAFAFFTPFYFLKAGLFVSLPEVAAAIGVIIVALLVKIITKFIGVWPTTRFFKFVPREGMYTTLLMSTGLTFGTISSLFGLTHGIITRNQYTILVTVVILSAVVPTMIAQAFFRPDLELYVTEGAPETNLDK from the coding sequence ATGGTGAACACCTGGCTTACGGCGAGTTTGTGGCTCGGGCTTGCTCTGGTCGGCGGCCTTGCTGCCGGGTGGACCGGCATATCCATATCACTGGTGGAGATCGTGGTAGGGGTAATCGGCGGCAACTTCCTGGGCCTTGCAACGACTCCCTGGGTTGATTTCCTTGCAGGTTTTGGCAGCATCCTTCTTACCTTTCTGGCAGGGGCTGAAGTAGACCCAAGGGTACTCAGGTCTAAATTTAAGGAGAGCATGGCTATCGGGATAATCGCCTTTATCCTCCCGTTCCTCGGAGCCTTTGCCTATGCGTATTACATACTTGGATGGACACTCCAGGCGGCCGAGATAGCTGGCATAGCCCTATCCACCACCTCGGTTGCCGTGGTCTATGCGGTGATGGTGGAGACCGGGCTCAACGAGAGCGAGATCGGCAAGATCATCCTGGCTGCCTGCTTCATTAATGACCTGGGCACAGTTGTAGCCCTTGGATTGCTTTTTGCGAATTTCAACGTCTGGATGCTCCTGTTTGCTGGAGTTACTGCCCTGGTCCTGGCTTTCCTCCCCCGCTTCACACGATGGTTTTTCAAGGTCTATGGCAACAGGGTCAGCCAGCTCGAGGTCAAATACCTCTTCCTGCTGCTCTTCCTTCTTGGCGGACTTGCCAATATGGCCAACAGCGAAGCTGTGCTGCCGGCCTATCTTCTGGGCCTAGGCGTCGCCGGGTTTTTCCTCCGGGAAAGGAATTTGCTCTTTCGTATGCGTAGCATGGCGTTTGCCTTTTTTACCCCATTCTACTTCTTGAAGGCCGGGCTTTTCGTTTCGCTCCCAGAGGTTGCCGCTGCCATAGGGGTTATCATAGTGGCCCTGCTTGTAAAGATAATCACCAAATTCATTGGGGTATGGCCCACAACCAGATTTTTCAAGTTTGTGCCTAGAGAGGGCATGTACACTACGCTGCTCATGTCCACCGGGCTCACCTTTGGCACGATTTCATCACTCTTTGGGCTAACGCATGGAATAATAACCAGGAACCAATATACCATTCTTGTAACGGTCGTCATCCTGAGCGCAGTGGTGCCGACAATGATCGCTCAGGCATTCTTCAGGCCCGATCTGGAACTATATGTGACTGAAGGGGCTCCGGAGACAAATCTCGATAAATGA
- a CDS encoding nucleotidyltransferase, which yields MNEMRIRQRLNNLGNAIARLQEALSEPPENPLFIDGTIQRFEFTFELFWKTFKAILEAEGLEITTPREALRYAYQAGWITDEQAWLRMLRSRNESSHIYNESAARRIYEEIRQNFPALKMAFSKIQAWSTQSTTPD from the coding sequence ATGAACGAAATGCGGATCCGGCAAAGGCTCAATAACCTTGGAAATGCGATCGCCCGACTCCAGGAAGCCTTGAGCGAGCCGCCAGAAAATCCTTTGTTCATCGATGGAACGATCCAACGATTTGAATTCACTTTTGAGCTCTTCTGGAAGACCTTCAAAGCCATCCTGGAGGCCGAAGGACTGGAGATTACTACGCCTAGGGAAGCTCTCCGCTATGCTTATCAGGCCGGTTGGATTACTGATGAACAAGCCTGGCTTCGTATGTTGAGATCACGAAATGAGTCCTCCCACATCTATAACGAATCAGCTGCTCGCCGGATCTATGAGGAGATCAGACAGAACTTCCCGGCGCTGAAGATGGCGTTTAGTAAGATACAGGCATGGTCTACCCAGTCAACCACCCCGGACTGA
- a CDS encoding universal stress protein, whose translation MFTKILLAYDGSQHARGALAFALDLAQKYDARVYAVSVAHVPEFADTRDEVNGALEDARNFYDRMLSEAREMALGKGVKLETRVIPGHPADALARFAEEEGCDLIIVGARGRSGIARYILGSASEAIVRYAPCSVLVIKDKSLQGD comes from the coding sequence ATGTTCACAAAAATCCTACTGGCCTATGATGGCTCACAACATGCCAGGGGGGCTCTGGCTTTCGCCCTGGATCTGGCTCAAAAGTACGATGCCAGGGTCTACGCGGTATCAGTAGCCCATGTCCCGGAATTTGCCGATACTCGTGACGAGGTAAATGGAGCGCTGGAGGATGCGCGCAACTTCTATGACAGGATGCTCAGCGAAGCCAGAGAGATGGCCCTGGGAAAAGGTGTTAAACTCGAAACTCGGGTGATTCCAGGCCATCCGGCAGACGCCCTGGCTCGTTTTGCCGAAGAAGAAGGCTGTGACCTGATAATTGTCGGGGCGCGGGGCCGGAGTGGGATCGCACGGTACATTCTTGGTAGCGCCTCAGAGGCAATTGTCAGGTATGCCCCCTGTTCAGTGCTGGTTATCAAGGATAAATCACTCCAAGGAGACTGA